The Cottoperca gobio chromosome 8, fCotGob3.1, whole genome shotgun sequence genome contains the following window.
TAAATTATTCATCAACATAAGGTTAtgaacaaaatcaaaacaagaGTTGCTGAACCGTATAATATTCGCCCCGTTAAAACGTACAATTGGTTCGACCTTCAGCttctgtaatgttttttttaagagttCCATATCTTGTAGGGAAAAATGAGACACAATTTAGTCCGGTTGGCCAAATAAGCGCAATCATCTTGGTGTCATAACTTTGTTCCTCAAATCATACATGAACTTTGTGACACAGCAGACACTAGCAGCTAAAATGTTTGGCTTGAGAGTCAGTCTCTCATGAACATATcggacacacagtcacacagggGAGTCTAAAAACATCTGCATgaatagtgagaaatgtcctTTGGCAGACTTTAGCGATATTATTGCAGCGTACATTTTTTTGGGTAAGTTGCGGGGTAGTTCTGGGAAAGGCAATGTCTGTTGGTTGATGCACCACTTTGGAGTTGGACTATTTGATACTGACGTTTCTGGTCCTGGtggatgaattataataactttggTAATCCTGACATTTCCTTTGGCATCcccatcaggtcaacatttttatttgtctaataccttggtttatgaccaattaCCTGTAAAACTAATAACATGAATGATTTGGGTAAATGACAACAGAATCAAAACTAGTTAAAACACTCAAATGATCCAATTAGACAGATAGATGTTAATTTCAACATTTGTGCCTagacatcattttttttttttttaaatgtatgtttaacaGGATCCTGAATGCAACATGagcaaaatattatattatattaatatatatatatatatattatattaatatatatatatatatatatattaatatatatattaatattaatatatattatattaatatatatattatattaatatatattatattaatatatatattatattaatatatatatatatatatatatatatatatatatatatatatatatatatatatatatatatattatatatatattttcacgGTGCCATTAATTTGACTGAGTGCAATGGCGACGTATCCCCTTTGAGCATGCGTCATATATTGACTTtttaattcagatttatttatattgttttttactaTACATTCAAACCAGATGgaggattttagtcatcggacgtctggatcttaagttatcagagaaacgaGCCGAGCAAACGTTAGCGCTCTTACAATTTCTTttacatattgtgcgtttaaaCTGTCAAAAGTTAAGGATGGaagaagttttttttatatcctttGAGTCAATCTAAGTTTGGGGAAAATGTGACATATGCATAAGCAGCATGCATACAAATGCAGTTAGACAATTCCTGTAAAGCATTAAAGGATACACATCCCTCATATTGTCAAGTTGCCGTGCCCTGAGAATGTCGTTGATGCCGATGATATTCTCATGGTGGAAACGCAGCAGGATCTTGATTTCCCTAAGTGTGCGCTGGCAGTACGTCTGGTGCTCAAATGGGCTGATTTTCTTGATGGCTACGCGCTGGCTTGTCACGTTGTCCATAGCAGAGCTGGATAGGGTGGATGTGGTAAGAGGCACAAAACAAGTCTCATGTTACACACTGTACTATTCACAATGACGTTATCAGAAACTGGGCTAATACCAAGCTTCAAAAGGGCGTTGCAGACCGTCTCCATTGCCAAGATGCACCCATGACACGTCTTTTTTGCTGTGAAATGAAGTACTGTAGGTGTATTTCTGAGTGTAGGTGCAGTGTCAGTGTGGTGTAGGTGTAGAGTGGATGGAGGCTGAGAACAACTGTGAATGGTGCATTTCTGGGACCCTTGAATTCACTTTCCCTTGGTGGGGAAAAAAATCATCCAAGCTACACACTCAGCCTCAACAAGAACAACAGTTACATCACATCTTCCTATTGGTAAAAGCGTGTTTTCTTATTGCACAACAAACACTGCATAAACTGGGCAAGTTCACACGCCTGTGTACCTTCTTCAATGGCTGAAATAATGTGACATAAACAAGCAGCAAGTGATGTACACATTGGTTAAAATCACATCTATACACCGGAATAATGATTAACATACTGTTTTTAAGCCGATTTTAAAATCATGGGATTAAACTATAATTGGTTTTCTTTCACTGTACCAACCAGTGGGAGTTGACAATATTTACAAACACCAAATGCTGCAACAGTTGAAACCACATGCCCATGATGACACtaacaaaataacactgctgAAAATTATCTACAAGGCGTATGTTGTTGAAATGGATGTGTTGGCCCAGCTCTCATGCTACCATCCTCTGTCCACTGACACGCAGTGCTGTCACATCTGATCCTGTTCACCCTCTTGCAATGACTTGGCATTGATGTCAAGTGCAACAGGGTTGCTTAACATGTCCACACAAGGCTGTAGATCACATACAGCGATAAACACGAGGAAAGGCCTCGCTACAACAGACAAATCCCACTCGCATCCTCTGCAGCAGCTTTACTGCAGGCTGAATGTTTAGCAATCAGGTTTCAAGTAGAGATTGATGTAGTTGTGAGGCTGATGCCGGACGTATAAAATGGCAAGAGCGACAACTATGTCAAATTTGCGGTCAAATGCAGTCTGCAAAAGATTTCTGAGCAGATAGCAAACTACGTCCTGCGCAATCACTCCCAATCTTGTTTCCTGTAAAGCTCATAGCCACGCCTGTAGCTAGTCAGCTAACCTGCTAACCACAACATCATACTCAACAATGTATGAATGTTGGGCGGCAgctttacacacaaacatcgACGCTAAACATTTACAAGACAGCGCTTGATGAATACAATAGCTGCAGTTAGCTGGCTAACAGTATTTGCTAACAAACAGCTTATGTTAGCTAGCACTTTTGATTTAGACACTACGGTGGCCCAACAGAGACGTCAAGCACAACTCACCAGACCATTCCGTACGCCCCCTCCCCGATGTAAGACAGGTTCGTGTAGCGGGGGCCCACATCAAAAAGCTGGCCCTTCACGGACTCGGACGCGGCCTTGGGTCCAGCAGCTGCGGGCGCTCCATCCTGCGCAACCGTGCCAGCCGCCCCGGCAGCAGCAGCGCTGTTGGAGCCTGCGGCCCCGACCGCTGCAGTGCTGGCTGGACATGAATCCGCCATTCTTCCTCTCCTAACCGTTCCGGCTCTGTCACTGTGTTTCACCGAGGCACTTCTGCTGCTCTCCGCGCGGTTTGACGTGTGTCCGGGGCTTTAAACGAGCGGATTGTTTGATTGACGGAGCAAAGCGACTCGATCAGGGCCCTCTCTACTACCGGAGTGTAAATGGATTTCGTGCGCGAGCGCGGATTTGGTCTCAGCACCGAGCGTAAATGCTCGTGCCAAACTACGGTAATACAGGTACGTTAGATATGCTTACTAGGGTGACTTGTCTGGGCGGAGTCGCGTCGATTGGCTTGAGGCTCCGCCCGTTCAGCTCCATTATAACAGCGAAACAAGCGCAATCTGCAAAataaacatgcagcagcagacacgAGTGGGCGTGCCGAAATATGTTGCATGCTGCCTGTTGTGACAAGACTAGGAGACTTTATGATCAAATAGTCATTTTATCGATTTTCTTTGTGGTTATCCATCACTGTATACCAGCCACTAACGTTAGGTTGAGGGatttttgtttacatgtttaaggACTTCCGTGTATATCATGATTATCATTAACAGGATACAATTATTATAGTtgacagtaaataataatatgttttatgcGGCCTTGTATTTTAGACATATTCATATACATGTatgagaaaatatgttattataattgTGGACTTCCTCCTAACAGGCCTGTGCATGTTTCCAAGTCACTCACAATTAGCATTGCAGCAAAATAGATATTGATAAAATGGGTTTTTCTTGTCATTTGACAACATTTATACACATTCGGTTAgtttttataatacatttttatgaatgATTTAGATTGTCAAAtcacataaacatgttttacatagTGTTTATCCTAGTGCTTAATTTTCTTGACACTAACCGCTTTGAATTGTCCTCTTTTAACCTATTGGACAACAGATTGTTAATCATTTACAGaggcatttatttgttttttaaataaaatatttacaaagcAGGTGCACATAAATAGGTATTTTTCAAGtctgtaataatatatagacAAAAGAATATAAAGAGTATCGGTGTCAATccatcattttttttaacctttatttgtttgttagaTAATAAATACTTGAATCTTATCACCATGGAAACGAGTGCGACTGCCGTAACCACTCCCCTTTATTGACGTCACCACGTCGGGCGGTGCACTTCCTGGTTGGTTACTTAGTGCTGCATGCATGTTGTGTTAGTTCATTTGGGAATATTGGTTTATTCGTCTCGGGGAATGCAACATTTCCTCCTGCGGCGAGACTGGATTGGCAGGATTCGTCTAGCGCTCACTCTCTTCGGAATCCCCTACACTGTCTGCACCCCCGGAGTTAGGTATTTACAGTCACGTTTGTTATTAAGATTTAACTAGAAGCTGTGACTTTCTTACATTATAGGACCGTTTGTATTCGAAAGTAGACATAGCTATGTGTTGCAGTACTTATTTCTGTCCTTGATCGCTGCTAGGTCGATCAAGGTCGCTGCTAGTACCATGATAGAAGTCAATATTACAGTAACTGTAACAGCAAAATTATTggtttatttccatttaatatattaatatgaaatgttatgtaaaaaaaacccacatcaAATAATAGCTTAACTAAACCATAATTACTGTAGGCAACATCCCCTCTCATCTTTTAAAGAGATTTGTAATCTTAATGAGACTTTGagctggttaaataaaggataTGCATCATCCTGTTGTCATAATATGATTAAGCACTTAAGGGTTTGGTTTTCTCCTGAATTTATGTGGTGTCACTTTATGACAGAAGATTCATGCTGTTATAACTTGAAGTGGAAGGTGTTTCCATAATTTGCTAAAGAGCCTGGACTGCATGGAGTGCATGTGGAGTAGTGCTGGGACTATGCTGCTGCAGGGAAGACAGAGTGGGACTTATTACTTAATGGATTTCCATGTCTCATATTTCTTACCCGGCAGGTCTGCCCTCTCCTGCTCATCGTCTCACCCCTTCGGGACCAGTCAAACCGTAAGACCCATCAGTACCAGTTACTGTAACCTCTACACGACCGGTGTCCGGACAATGCCACCCTCAACAGTGCCTCATATCAAGTCCAGATGCCCCCAGTATCCGGGGTCCAAAATCAAGCGCTTCCTCGTGCCTGATGACAAGGTGGGCTGGAGTCAGAGCTGGCCGCAGTATAATCCGGTCAGCCACAACGACCCTTCAGTACTAAAGAAACCAGTATGGGCGGATCCTGATATTAGGTGAGCAACACACACGTAATTTAAAGTTCGATAAACCTAGGACTCCAGTGTATGAATTGTAGATGTAGTTATTTTCTTGGCTGCTGTGTGACTGTTATACATGCTGTTTATTTTCAAAGATCATCTTGAGTTTATTCAAGCCAGTTTTGATGACTTTGGCTTGTTTTGCAGCTCTTTCTCTCCAAAGTTCAACACTGTGGATGGTGCTGTGGACAGGACGAGCTTCGGCGGCACCTACAAAATGGAAAAGGGAAAGCCACTGTAAGTTATACAAAGAATAGTGAATGATTGGTTTTGCTCACAGTAACAAGACATTGTTTATAATTGGATCTTTTTCTGTGGCTAATGTGGTAGCAAACACTTTCCTTATGTTACTATCACACTTAGCAGTAGCTGCTTAAGACCCTgtcatatccgtatggcagaaacgtatgctggcgtatttGAAAAtatgtcagagtccaaatacgtccaacttttcatcggatcggaaaagtgaacgtatacagatacgcatgtctaacctattgatagcatatcacttacttatacaaaatgtatcagacgaatacccaacgaatgcataacgtataaaaaaatatggcgtatacaaaatatcggcaacacgctggtttacgttgatataaggtataagtagtattcgttaagagcaggcggtgttacgctggggtgcgttgttgtaaaagtgatgttttgagcatgttcaaaatgaccGGACGTATccgacatgtgcttcataaattatgcagacgttacacataagttacgttagacatacgtaaatacagtatgtgaatacttacctacgtgaatatttacctacgtaaatatagtacgtaaatacctacgtagGTACGTtggatataggctacgtcggctgacggtgaaccctacagccaacttattgataacgagtggataacctattcctaccctatgttaagattatacctgacgacggagtaacttattaaacgtgtttctacagtacagctagcgttcagctagcgttttgggagcttattggggtttgaatatagtatatagggtccctgtgagtagctcatcctcacttcttcacagcacgtcttgatgaatacatcaaccagcatcagagagcatgaaGGATGCTGacaggctgcgacaagagtacattctagccgttcatcagcatgacgtgaaccaaatggcacttttccagctgcgttggccagacgctctgatacgttttaaataagtaagtgatgcgctatcaatgtttgacatacgtataataatttgttatgtattcattatgtatacgtcagctacaacaccgctgtggaaaagttggacgtatttggactctgacacattttgagctacttttcatatacgccggcatgtttctgtcatacagaactgtgtgacagggccgtatgtctgccgtgttcggcgtatcgtctgcgtccttcaaacgatcacaacttacccttaatttatatcaacctattgccgatatttcgtatgcgccggcatacgtttctgtcatacgaatatgtgtgacagggcctttagagcTGATGATTCTCTCTAGTATTTGCAACCCTTTACATTAACCTTAAATATTGATGTGAAAGACATTAATTAAATGCACATGTCAGGATGAGTGCTTGTTCTAAAAAGTAAAGTTACTAAagagttttgtgtttgtcatttttttgttatttcttacctgcttaaaaatacatttgcaaattTGCCTTTTACTCGTGTAGAAATCCTCATGGACGCACAGGGGTGACTGGTAGAGGTTTGCTGGGACGATGGGGACCCAATCATGCTGCAGATCCAATTGTCACCAGGtaactttgtctttatttataaatgtaaggTTCTTCTAAAACTTAGAACTTTGTGCACTTTGCTGCTTTTTATAAATGCCTGATGGCTTGATGTGTTGTCACTGTCTGGCAGATGGAAAGTAGATCCCAAAGGAGCCAAGATATCTCACCCGGTCTCCAAGCGGCCGGTCATGCAGTTTGTGGCCATCAAGAGGAAAGACTGTGGGGAGTGGGCCGTCCCTGGGGTTAGTGGCTTTTAAGTTTCCTTTccaaactaaaatattaataGTGAGATGTCACGGTCCTGTGGCTtgcttgtttatttgtgtgacTGTGCTTGTTTTGTAGGGGATGGTCGACCCAGGGGAGCAGGTCTCTCTCACGCTGCAGCGGGAGTTCTCTGAAGAAGCGTTGAACTCGTTGGCGGCCCCGCCATCAGAGAGATCAAAGATCAATGAACGCATTACCAAACTTTTCAAATCGCTAGGGTTTCAGGTTAGAAATGGACAACCACTCTCACAAGTTTACCGCCATCTTTTAGTCAACTAAATGAAAatatcctcttttttttccttcaggtTTTTAAAGGCTATGTGGATGATCCTAGAAACACTGACAATGCTTGGATGGAGACAGTCGCTGTTAACTTCCATGATGACTCAGGtatcaataatcaataatttatttcctcctccttccccagttgattactaaCATTAAGACACTATTTTTAAGGATTACAAGTTatctaaaatgttatgtttaaatatctgTGTGAGGCATTATCTTGTTAAATATTTGCTACTTTGCATAACTTCctggaacagaaatctgaacattggataaagccaaaTCAAAATTCTTGTTTCCATTTTGTTGATATTTTAGAGTCAAGGGTTTTTATAGAGGGACTTTTGGACATCTCTTTGTGACAAtccataaatcataaaataatgtcTGCGGccataaaaaaattaatctatttttgccatgtttttaggaataaaatgttatataaattaGGCTATGAGTGATTTATGAACAAACCTCTCTGGTTGGTGTATTTTAGTGATACTTAAGTTGAGATATCTGGCTCACAGTATGAGACAAAAAttggagaaaacacatttttaaagatctGTATTTTAATATTCCTTACACTTTTCAAGAAAATAGGGTCGATTTCCTTACTAATacatatcaccatgaaacttccccagttgatttcttacattaagacaattatgttttgcattacaagttttctgaaatgttatttttaaataagcaAGCTAGGCATTATCTAATAGCtgttggtgaatttaggagaaatctacagatgcaaatagaaagtttgtaaaataaacCCCTGAATgagtattttggatgttttctctccacatcgaccagtgcatgaaaaaacaacGTTTTTGCCTCTAGTGTCTCGCCTTAATTGTCAAATACTTGTTATAGTTCTTGAGATATTTCCTCTCTAGTGGCAACAAACAGGGTTTTTGTAGGGCaatgacatttttgttgttaCCGTAGGCAACAGTGTGAGCGAGCTGCCGCTGCAAGCTGGCGATGACGCAGGACAAGTCCAGTGGGTTGACGTTGACTCGTCCTTCCCGCTCTATGCGAATCATTCCCATTTCCTAGAGCTGGTTGCCAAAGAGAGGAAAGCTCACTGGTAACCAAGGACAACAGACTTTACTCTGACATCACGATGAACCTTAAGAGCCTCGCTGCGCTCTCTGTGCTGAGAGTGCTTGTGCGTTGAGGATGCATGGCACCTGACATTATGCAAATCTTCCCTCACTAATTTAAAGCTAATAATCGTAGTTGTAATAGTTATAACCAAATATGCATCTCATTAGTTTGACACTCGTATGTATGCCCACTAATGAATGTCCAGAAACATTGTGACTACTAGCAGGTTGCAAATCTGGGCTGCAGTCTGCTAAGAGGACATGGCTCAGAGCATGTCGGAGCTGCTGCTTTTGTCggagagaagggaaaaaaaaaaagaaggaagggatgcacatttttatttaaaaagattcGACTCACCATTTAAAGAAACATGAGACTGTAAAATGCAAGATGCTGCTGAGTGGCACACCACATTATTTCTATTGGCACTAATTATGCAAATGTATTCAATGTTAAAAAGGATCACATTATCCCAACGTGATCATGTAGGAACAAACACAATGAGCCGCTGAACATAACGCATACTACATTAACTTAAGTGTGATACGGGGCGGGCAATCAAAATGACAAAGTGTAGACTGACTTTGATCTTTAGATGTGAATAGAATATGAAGATGTGCTGGAGCTCTCCACACAGCCCAGCAGTGCACTGAAGCTGAGCACGGACAGGCCGAAGCTGGAggacaaacatgtttttcaagTGATAGCAGACGGTGGAAGCTCTCAACAGCCTGCCTTTACCAAAATGTTCACATCAGTAAGTGTCATATCACTGCTGGGCGTACTTTGCCATGAGGCAGGGATGGAGAATTACGCATGAAATGGCTGTTAAAATTCATGATACAAACACGAACACTTGGATCCTTCTGTCATCAAAATGCAGCCAACAACAGACAACCAAGTCTttgcaataaaacatgtttgtcttcTGGCTGAATAAACAGATTTAAGATGTGATATGAATGTTAATGCTATAAAAACTAGTAAGGATGCTAATGAGGCACTTGTGGGAAAAGGGGAAATAATGTAGCTGTAAAGGAAGTTCTTACAAGAGAACAtttattaaagggatagttcagattttttaaagTGAAGTTGTATGAGTTACTTATCCGTAGTCGGTGTATTACCTGGAGAAACACACAGGGGAATTGTTACGCAAGCTAAGCACTGTACTGTTGTGGACGgtggcagcagcaaaatgtaaaaacgtataaagaaaataatctttttaaatgtacactatatttagaGAATTTTTCAATGGTTGACATTGCTGCCAAACAGCCCTTTGAACTGAAACTGTTATATCCATCTATGCTCTTGCCAATGCCACCAGACAGTAATTTTATCTTGCAGAACCTgtgagttgctggtctaccgctgcctcgatcagtTAGGTTGTATATGTTATTGGTGAATCTGCACTAACCctttaaaatgccaaactcacACAATAACATCAACAAACTAACCGGTTGATGGAGCGATAAACCAGCAACCCATGTGCTCTGCGAGATAAAACGACAgtttttttcaatggagtctggtggattTGAAGAGAGcttagataacggcttcagtttcCCCTCGAAAAGGGctgaacatattctaaatagcgtacacttaaactgatactGATTTAAGTGTATAATACTTTTAAGTGGGCCTTTATTTTAGGTGTCTGTgtccgtccacagcagtacattgttttgcttctgcactgtaactcctgtctgcttctccaaactgtggggtgccgaccgccatctatGGATAATTgactcatacaaccccacttcaaaacatccggAATATCCCTTTAAATTAGTTCCACAACAGTTCTAGGAAGTGACACAAATCCTATAAGCACTTTGTATTGCTCTCATCACTGCTTAGGCCGCAACATTTGCCTGCATGACATGGTATTTGGGTATGATaccagcagctgtgtgtgcggAGGTTCTGCTGTTCAAACCTCACTGAAAGCATAATCTTAAAAATGTTCACATCTATGTAGATGCACATTTATCTCTTATAGACTCTCAGCATTTACAGTCGGAGCACTAACAGCATTTGTTAGTGCAGGAAGGGAGAGTATTTCCCATCTAGATTTCCCCAGTTGTATTCAAATTGGCAACCTGCCAGTTG
Protein-coding sequences here:
- the nudt9 gene encoding ADP-ribose pyrophosphatase, mitochondrial; its protein translation is MHVVLVHLGILVYSSRGMQHFLLRRDWIGRIRLALTLFGIPYTVCTPGVRSALSCSSSHPFGTSQTVRPISTSYCNLYTTGVRTMPPSTVPHIKSRCPQYPGSKIKRFLVPDDKVGWSQSWPQYNPVSHNDPSVLKKPVWADPDISSFSPKFNTVDGAVDRTSFGGTYKMEKGKPLNPHGRTGVTGRGLLGRWGPNHAADPIVTRWKVDPKGAKISHPVSKRPVMQFVAIKRKDCGEWAVPGGMVDPGEQVSLTLQREFSEEALNSLAAPPSERSKINERITKLFKSLGFQVFKGYVDDPRNTDNAWMETVAVNFHDDSGNSVSELPLQAGDDAGQVQWVDVDSSFPLYANHSHFLELVAKERKAHW